Proteins found in one Deltaproteobacteria bacterium RBG_16_64_85 genomic segment:
- a CDS encoding 30S ribosomal protein S12 — protein sequence MPTINQLVRKGREVEAVRSNSPALERCPQKRGVCLRVYTTTPKKPNSALRKVARIRLTNGVEVTVYIPGEGHNLQEHSVVLIRGGRVKDLPGVRYHIIRGKLDSVGVQDRRKSRSKYGTKRPK from the coding sequence ATGCCCACGATCAACCAGCTGGTCCGGAAAGGCCGCGAAGTGGAGGCGGTGAGGAGCAACTCCCCCGCGCTCGAACGCTGTCCGCAGAAGAGGGGAGTCTGCCTCCGCGTCTATACCACCACGCCGAAGAAGCCGAACTCGGCTCTCCGGAAGGTCGCCAGGATCCGTCTGACCAACGGGGTCGAGGTGACCGTTTACATCCCCGGCGAAGGGCACAATCTGCAGGAGCATTCGGTCGTGTTGATCCGGGGGGGCAGAGTCAAGGACCTCCCCGGCGTGCGGTATCACATCATCCGTGGAAAGCTGGATTCCGTTGGTGTCCAGGACAGACGGAAGTCGCGGTCGAAGTACGGCACCAAGCGACCCAAATAG